The following proteins are co-located in the Dromaius novaehollandiae isolate bDroNov1 chromosome 10, bDroNov1.hap1, whole genome shotgun sequence genome:
- the OAZ2 gene encoding LOW QUALITY PROTEIN: ornithine decarboxylase antizyme 2 (The sequence of the model RefSeq protein was modified relative to this genomic sequence to represent the inferred CDS: deleted 1 base in 1 codon), whose amino-acid sequence MINTQDSSILPLSNCPQLQCCRHIVPGPLWCSDAPHPLSKIPGGRGGSRDPSLSALIYKDEKITVNQDVPVHEGKPHIVHFQYKVTEVKTSSWDAVLSNQSLFVEIPDGLLADGSKEGLSALLEFAEEKMKVNYVFICFRKSREDRAPLLKTFSFLGFEIVRPGHPSVPSRPDVMFMVYPLDQNSSSDEE is encoded by the exons ATGATAAACACCCAGGACag TAGTATTTTACCTTTGAGTAACTGTCCCCAGCTGCAGTGCTGCAGGCACATTGTTCCAGGGCCTCTGTGGTGCTCC GATGCCCCTCACCCACTGTCGAAGATCCCCGGTGGGCGAGGGGGTAGCAGGGATCCTTCTCTTTCAGCTCTGATATATAAG GACGAGAAGATCACTGTTAACCAAGATGTCCCAGTGCACGAAGGGAAGCCTCATATTGTCCACTTCCAGTACAAGGTCACAGAGGTGAAGACTTCCTCCTGGGATGCAGTGCTGTCTAATCAGAGCCTCTTTGTGGAAATCCCTGATGGATTATTAGCTGATGGAAGCAAAGAAGG GTTATCAGCACTGTTGgaatttgctgaagaaaaaatgaaagtaaactACGTCTTTATTTGcttcagaaaaagcagagaagacagaG CTCCGCTCCTGAAGACATTCAGCTTCTTGGGCTTTGAAATCGTGAGGCCTGGTCACCCCTCTGTCCCGTCGCGACCGGACGTGATGTTCATGGTGTACCCCCTGGATCAGAACTCTTCCTCTGATGAAGAATAG